In Gracilinanus agilis isolate LMUSP501 chromosome 1, AgileGrace, whole genome shotgun sequence, the sequence TCCCTGGGGAAGATACTGAGAAGTGAAATCCACACATCCTGTGTGGTGCAGATGCTTAGAGAGTGTGGTCATGGTGAAGAGATGCTCTAAAGGGGCAGAGAATGGCATTCTCTCTGTATCTCAGATCAACAATAAGAAAGGTTGTAGGTACTGAAATTTAAAGATGACCGCCTCCTAAAATTGGGAAGCTAGGGGTCACAgcaatagagtgctgggcctgaagtttcctcatctgtaaaatgaaaagaaaatgacaaaccattccagtatctgccaagaaaaccccaaatggggtcacgaagagtcagcgGCAACTAATTGACTCCCAACACCATCTAAGCAGCAAGCAAGAAGAAAACACGGGGGACTCTGCTTTGCCGAAAGTCTTTAGTCTAGAAAAGGACTTTGGTTATTAAGTAACTCTCACCATGATCCTCTTGTTCCTCTTTGATGGGGGTGGACAGAGGGGCAGTAGCCAGGGCCAAAGCATTTTCTCTCTGGCATACTTCCAGGAGCCGAGCTTGCAGCCCTTCCTTTTCAGCCTGAAGCTCCTGCCTCTTCTCAGCTaaatccttctcctcctcttcaatGGCCCTTTTCCTCAATTCTAgaactctttctctcctctccactgccttctctcttttctccagttCCCTTTCCCGCTGGCTGGCCCGTAAAGCCAGTGCTCCCATCTGTTCCATCAGGCGCCCCCAGTCACCCTCTACCCCGGGTGAAGAGGGTGGAAGAGAAGGAGGTGCTTCTGGGTGAGGGCCAGTCTGTCGGTGCCCACTCTTTTCCAGTTCTTGCTTATGCATACTCTTCAGATGCTTCCACAGAGCTGTGGTTCCAACGTTAAAGCCCGGACCCCGGCTCACTTGCTTTCCACATAGCCTACAGGTGGCATACTGACTGGCAGGGAGACCAGAGCGGGCTAAGGTTAGGTG encodes:
- the ZBED3 gene encoding zinc finger BED domain-containing protein 3 isoform X2 — its product is MEEGGSYIDTLRSVAPAAQGRGMRYSEAWEYFHLTLARSGLPASQYATCRLCGKQVSRGPGFNVGTTALWKHLKSMHKQELEKSGHRQTGPHPEAPPSLPPSSPGVEGDWGRLMEQMGALALRASQRERELEKREKAVERRERVLELRKRAIEEEEKDLAEKRQELQAEKEGLQARLLEVCQRENALALATAPLSTPIKEEQEDHGESYLITKVLF
- the ZBED3 gene encoding zinc finger BED domain-containing protein 3 isoform X1, whose amino-acid sequence is MEEGGSYIDTLRSVAPAAQGRGMRYSEAWEYFHLTLARSGLPASQYATCRLCGKQVSRGPGFNVGTTALWKHLKSMHKQELEKSGHRQTGPHPEAPPSLPPSSPGVEGDWGRLMEQMGALALRASQRERELEKREKAVERRERVLELRKRAIEEEEKDLAEKRQELQAEKEGLQARLLEVCQRENALALATAPLSTPIKEEQEDHGTIIKTWYEMLLRFGFFLSC